Proteins from one Ricinus communis isolate WT05 ecotype wild-type chromosome 9, ASM1957865v1, whole genome shotgun sequence genomic window:
- the LOC8268828 gene encoding eukaryotic translation initiation factor 5B, with translation MDTDRPHHRSNSSNNSSSSSNSTSELFICFTSRLSSSSSMKISSKSILSPGRSREPTSQISLSNSLSRRLRTNGSMKGGQASPMFPTNNSGKKRGSFENPEPSSPKVTCIGQVRVKTKKQGRKMRSSRSQRRGGGEVSFRRVDQTNNSNNTGNNFQVSSSTHQDFSHTHQGNNQPECLPHRNQRWVHLPLTICEALRAFGAEFNCFLPCRSSCMASEKEKQEKAAAGGGGGGGGSSEGSSCGAVFARWLMAVQEGDDRKRREIELVVGEEVEEEEEEEEEEDFTERRRSYRRHVFEEIEFNEEKFGVGNESIQDEEAARVSICIPPKNALLLMRCRSDPVKMAALANKFWEAPAPNNENQEADDNDVNEEKEEEKKGSNIHNNVEVGDGDVELGKVKADEEMEQTEDLVEEKLVSCQAHESEVAFEDQDGKNYQDTATDTDGLETTADIDETNLLQQTELAQETLAGVSSSINEATEDPHKLKIEENEDNDNHMYEENENGYEDEEDNIEKISSVRLSVHQESEEAIQELKSAAEEEEEEEEEGEGEGEGEGQGLAIQESKEEKETTEEKTFSQEQGTVTTRERSESKHVEDPKTQVEETGTKSKERENQQPLLPDCLLLMMCEPKLSMEVSKETWVCSTDFIRWLPEHSRPPQVKKRDGGDQPKKRISIDNNPPSVQGNPPQQPPRSSCSYPAKPPSRAAGAESMTTAIERKLVGTTKAYEPFVLTRCKSEPMRSAAKLAPEPCFWKNRQLEPHRPATLGVGAAGVGF, from the coding sequence ATGGACACAGATAGACCCCATCATCGTAGCAACAGCAGTAACAATAGTAGTAGCAGTAGTAATAGCACAAGTGAGCTCTTTATTTGCTTCACATCTcgtctctcttcttcttcctccatGAAGATCTCTTCTAAATCTATTCTCAGCCCTGGTCGTTCAAGGGAGCCAACATCTCAAATCTCACTCTCTAACTCTCTCAGTAGAAGATTAAGGACTAACGGTAGCATGAAAGGTGGTCAAGCTTCTCCTATGTTTCCTACTAACAATAGTGGCAAGAAAAGAGGTTCTTTTGAAAATCCTGAACCCTCTTCACCAAAAGTTACTTGTATTGGTCAAGTTAGAGTCAAGACCAAGAAACAAGGCAGGAAAATGAGAAGTTCAAGATCTCAAAGGAGGGGAGGAGGTGAGGTAAGTTTTAGAAGAGTAGACCAAACTAACAACAGCAATAACACTGGTAATAATTTTCAAGTGAGTAGCAGTACACATCAAGATTTTAGCCATACCCATCAAGGAAACAATCAACCAGAGTGTTTGCCACATAGAAATCAGAGATGGGTACATTTGCCTTTAACAATATGTGAAGCTTTAAGGGCATTTGGTGCTGAGTTTAATTGCTTTCTTCCTTGTCGCTCGTCATGTATGGCAAGTGAGAaagagaaacaagaaaaggCTGCTGCTGGCGGTGGCGGTGGCGGTGGTGGATCTAGTGAGGGAAGTTCTTGCGGAGCAGTGTTCGCAAGGTGGTTAATGGCTGTGCAAGAAGGTGATGATCGAAAGAGAAGAGAGATAGAGCTAGTGGTTGGAgaagaagtagaagaagaggaagaagaagaagaagaagaagattttACAGAGAGGAGGAGGAGCTATAGGAGACATGTTTTTGAAGAGATTGAATTTAATGAAGAGAAGTTTGGAGTAGGAAATGAGAGTATACAGGATGAGGAAGCTGCAAGAGTCAGTATTTGTATCCCACCAAAGAATGCTTTGTTATTGATGAGGTGTAGATCTGATCCTGTTAAAATGGCTGCTCTTGCTAATAAATTCTGGGAAGCACCTGCTCCTAATAATGAGAATCAGGAAGCTGACGATAATGATGTAAATgaggagaaagaagaagagaagaagggcagtaatattcataataatgTAGAAGTTGGAGATGGTGATGTTGAACTTGGGAAAGTAAAAGCTGATGAAGAAATGGAGCAAACAGAGGATTTGGTTGAGGAAAAGTTGGTTTCTTGTCAAGCTCATGAAAGTGAAGTCGCTTTTGAGGACCAAGATGGAAAAAATTACCAAGATACAGCAACAGATACTGATGGTTTAGAAACGACAGCAGATATTGATGAAACAAATTTACTGCAGCAAACAGAATTGGCGCAAGAAACTCTTGCGGGTGTTTCTTCTTCCATTAATGAAGCAACTGAAGATCCACACAAGTTAAAgattgaagaaaatgaagataACGATAATCATATGTacgaagaaaatgaaaatggatatgaagatgaagaagataaTATCGAGAAGATAAGTTCAGTACGTCTGTCCGTACATCAAGAATCTGAAGAAGCAATCCAAGAATTAAAATCAGCagctgaagaagaagaagaagaagaagaagaaggagaaggagaaggagaaggagaagggCAAGGATTGGcaattcaagaatcaaaggaagagaaagagaCCACAGAAGAAAAGACCTTCAGTCAAGAACAGGGAACAGTGACTACCCGTGAAAGATCCGAATCCAAACATGTCGAAGACCCGAAAACCCAAGTAGAAGAAACGGGTACGAAGtcaaaggaaagagaaaatcaACAACCATTACTACCAGATTGCTTGCTGTTAATGATGTGTGAGCCCAAGCTGTCAATGGAGGTATCCAAGGAAACATGGGTCTGCAGTACGGACTTCATCAGATGGTTACCAGAACATTCAAGGCCTCCTCAGGTCAAGAAAAGGGACGGTGGAGATCAACCCAAGAAAAGAATCAGCATTGACAATAATCCTCCTTCAGTGCAGGGTAACCCACCACAGCAGCCACCTAGGTCTTCTTGTTCGTATCCAGCTAAGCCGCCGTCTCGTGCAGCCGGCGCTGAGTCCATGACTACAGCTATAGAGAGGAAGCTGGTTGGAACCACCAAGGCGTATGAGCCATTTGTTCTTACTCGATGCAAGTCAGAGCCGATGAGGTCCGCCGCCAAGCTTGCACCTGAGCCTTGTTTCTGGAAAAACAGGCAGCTCGAGCCGCATCGTCCGGCTACACTCGGGGTAGGCGCGGCTGGGGTTGGGTTTTAA